Part of the Bdellovibrio bacteriovorus genome is shown below.
CTCAACAATCGGAAGACTTTGTTGAGCATTTCCATAAGTGGTTTCGGAACGACGATCTAAGACCACATCATTTTCGGTGAGGTTTCCGTAAAAAGGCCATACCGGCATAATCTCTCGCAAGCGCGCATTGGAATACACTCCCGAGATCACTAATTTTTTTACGTTTTGATTTGCCAGAAGATCGAATCCTTCACGGACACGTCCGGCTCCCCCGGTTAACACCACGGCACAATCGGCCGTCGGTGTTTTCAACCAGGATTGCACGGTCTCGTGCTGAACGTTTTGATATTCATCATAGAAACGGTACAAGACCGTTCCTATAAAAATCAAAAGCACCCAGAACGGCCGAGACCGCAATAGAACTTTAGCGATGCGCCAAAACTTCGATTTCAACGTTCACACCTTTAGGAAGACCCGCCACAGCCACTGTCGAGCGAGCTGGAGGCGCGTCTTTAAAATATTGAGCGTAAACTTCATTCACTGTCGCAAAGTCATTCATGTTTGTGATGAAGATTGTCGTCTTTACGATGTTTGAAAAATTCATACCGCCTGCTGAAAGAACAGCTTCGATATTTCTCATCACCATCTGAGTTTGAGTTTTGATATCGCCCGTGAAAACTTCATTTGTTTTTGGATCAATTGAAATCTGTCCAGAGCAGAACAAAAAATCACCCATTTGCACGGCTTGTGAATAAGGGCCTACTGCTTTAGGTGCGTTGTCTGTGTGAATTACTTTTTTCATTTAAATCTCCTGATTAGAAGTAAAAGATAATACCTGCATTGAAGGGACCATCAGCAATTGTTCTAAAACGAACATTGTCGGCAGAGATCACACCCACGCCACCTTCAAACGTGAAAGCCAAAGAATCAAGACCGGTAAAGAAAAACTCTCCACCAAAAAGAGCATTCAATTCAAAACCAGATTCTTTTTCACCCGCCGTTTCAAAGTTCACAAGGCCCAAAGCACCGCCCATGTAGAAGTTCATATTGTCTTCTTTAAAGACCGTACGGCGTACGCCCGCATTGAAGGAAAACTTAGAGTAATCTTTTTGCGTATCAATTCCCAATCCGCCAGTGAAAGAAAGATCCGACATTGGATGATAAACAGCCGCAAGCTCTGGAAGATCCAAAGATGTGTTCTTCTTTACACCAACGCCCAAGCGATTGGTCAGCTCTTTGGCTTCAACACTTCCCGCAAACGCCACTAAGCAAAACGCCAATGCTATTTTTTTAAGCATTAATAACTCCTCTGTAAGTTTATGCCGTTTTATTAAATGCAAAAGCTTCCTCAGGGGCAAAAGGAATCTGCTTCTTACAAGAGGTGTCATTCACAAGAGTTTAAATTAAGGACTCACTGATTTTATTCAAGAAATCGGGACTAAAAGTGCCCGGCATGTTACTTTCGGCTTCCCACAACTTTTCTTTCGCAAAACGGAAGCCCACGCCCGTCTTTTTCATCGTCGTTAAAGCGGTCTTGTCGATCTTTTCGGCAAAAAGAAGAATTAAAGCCTCTTCAGGCAGTTTGTCTGAAGGCACTTGATTGGGAAAACCCTTTTCGTCGATGCGCTCATGGGTACAGACTAGGACTGTTTTGACAGCTTCTTCGACCGGAAGCTTCTTAATAAGACAACGGTTCAAAGACAAAAGAGGATGTTTTTCATAAGAGCCTTGTTGCTCCAGAGGAACCTTTTTTTCTTCCGAAAGATAATAATTTCGCGTCACAGCCTCTTCAAGGTCATAGATTCCTACATCGGTGAGTAGGCCTGAAAGAAGAACAACCATGGGATTTCCCACGCCACTTTTCAATGACATCAAAGAACCGTAAACAGCAATCCAAGGAGAGCGCCACAGCTCCCAAAAATCCCCGTCCAAGGCTTCACGAAAAATATCCCACAGATTTTCATCTGTTTTCAT
Proteins encoded:
- a CDS encoding YdcF family protein, which translates into the protein MKSKFWRIAKVLLRSRPFWVLLIFIGTVLYRFYDEYQNVQHETVQSWLKTPTADCAVVLTGGAGRVREGFDLLANQNVKKLVISGVYSNARLREIMPVWPFYGNLTENDVVLDRRSETTYGNAQQSLPIVEALKCRDILLVTSRLHMYRSYRTFRATFPENIYIQKHAIIGGRYESSVWETTFEALKSLFYSFWAY
- a CDS encoding RidA family protein codes for the protein MKKVIHTDNAPKAVGPYSQAVQMGDFLFCSGQISIDPKTNEVFTGDIKTQTQMVMRNIEAVLSAGGMNFSNIVKTTIFITNMNDFATVNEVYAQYFKDAPPARSTVAVAGLPKGVNVEIEVLAHR